A region of Diadema setosum chromosome 15, eeDiaSeto1, whole genome shotgun sequence DNA encodes the following proteins:
- the LOC140239196 gene encoding dol-P-Man:Man(5)GlcNAc(2)-PP-Dol alpha-1,3-mannosyltransferase-like, translating into MAQQNTTSREGGLVPIKVLLQDRNYLWFSAAILFIAEIFVNVLVIEKVKYTEIDWKAYMQEVEGVVNGSYNYMQLKGDTGPLVYPAGFVYIFMALYYATDRGVNIKLAQYIFMGLYLMTILVVFRIYIRTKKTPPYVFFFMCCASYRIHSIFVLRLFNDPVAMYFLYVAVALFMDRRWTVGCMFFSLAVSIKMNILLFAPGLLLLLLTEYGFWLTIPMLAICGLIQLGLAWPFLLENPEGYLLRSFELSRQFFFKWTVNWRFLPEEIFLNRHFQLTLLALHIIVLFLFVVHRWNRRNGGIFALLKTPSIPDRSVLTPNYILLLLILGVIEMCWNTYPSTSLSSGALHACHLLILLGLWLNKEDLRRVAVRQTTAGTTKDE; encoded by the exons ATGGCTCAGCAAAATACCACTTCAAGAGAAGGTGGTCTCGTTCCAATTAAGGTTCTTCTTCAAGATAGAAACTATCTTTGGTTTTCTGCAGCAATATTATTTATCGCCGAGATTTTTGTCAATGTCTTGGTCATCGAAAAAGTAAAAT ATACTGAGATTGACTGGAAGGCGTACATGCAAGAAGTAGAGGGTGTGGTAAATGGCTCCTACAACTACATGCAGCTTAAGGGAGACACTGGTCCTCTCGT GTACCCAGCAGGATTTGTGTACATCTTCATGGCTCTGTACTATGCCACTGACAGAGGTGTTAATATCAAGCTTGCCCAGTACATATTCATGGGCCTGTACTTGATGACCATACTTGTGGTGTTTCGAATCTACATCAGGACAAAGAAG ACTCCACCGTATGTGTTCTTCTTCATGTGCTGTGCATCGTATCGAATCCATTCAATCTTCGTCCTCCGTCTCTTCAATGATCCCGTGGCTATGTACTTCCTCTATGTTGCTGTGGCTCTCTTTATGGACAGACGATGGACAGTTGGCTGCATGTTTTTCAG CCTTGCAGTGAGCATCAAGATGAACATTCTCCTGTTTGCCCCGggtctacttctacttctacttacGGAATACGGCTTCTGGTTAACCATTCCAATGCTAGCAATCTGTGGCCTGATTCAG CTCGGTCTTGCCTGGCCCTTTCTGCTGGAGAACCCGGAAGGCTACCTCCTCCGTTCCTTCGAGCTCAGCCGACAGTTCTTCTTCAAGTGGACAGTCAACTGGCGTTTCCTTCCGGAGGAGATCTTCCTCAATCGTCATTTTCAGCTGACCCTCCTAGCTCTACACATCATCGTCCTCTTCCTCTTTGTGGTACACCGCTGGAACAG GAGGAATGGTGGCATATTTGCGCTACTGAAGACACCGTCCATTCCAGATAGAAGTGTTCTCACTCCCAATTATATCCTTTT GTTGCTGATCCTGGGAGTGATTGAGATGTGCTGGAATACCTATCCCTCCACCTCCCTGAGCTCTGGGGCTCTCCATGCCTGCCACCTGCTTATCCTCCTGGGCCTCTGGCTCAACAAGGAGGATTTAAGGCGGGTGGCCGTCCGCCAGACCACTGCCGGCACCACCAAGGACGAGTAG